A genomic region of Streptomyces diastaticus subsp. diastaticus contains the following coding sequences:
- a CDS encoding polysaccharide deacetylase family protein: MNTLSHSLAASSGPTAPRARRPRRTRRTAVAALALAALTALSACTPGTVAPADERADAHEAGGDGRPGARVKLAKGEVDCAVAKCIALTFDGGPGKDTPELLDLLKREEVPATFFLLGRKHIEKYPETVTRIAEEGHEVANHTWNHPRLTEIEPEEIREELTRTQKEIERLTGSEPTLMRPPQGRTDDTVAEITEELGLAQVLWSTTAKDYSTEDSGLITERTLEQAGRDGVILLHDIYKGTVPAVPAIIRSLKKDGYTFVTVPQLMAPAKPRPGTVYRP; this comes from the coding sequence GTGAACACTCTTTCGCACAGCCTGGCCGCTTCCAGCGGCCCCACCGCACCCCGCGCCCGCCGCCCGCGCCGCACCCGCCGTACCGCCGTGGCCGCGCTGGCGCTGGCCGCCCTCACCGCGCTCAGCGCCTGCACGCCCGGCACGGTCGCCCCCGCCGACGAGCGGGCCGACGCCCACGAGGCGGGCGGCGACGGCAGACCGGGGGCCCGGGTGAAGCTCGCCAAGGGGGAGGTGGACTGCGCGGTCGCCAAGTGCATCGCGCTGACCTTCGACGGCGGCCCCGGCAAGGACACCCCCGAACTCCTCGACCTGCTGAAGCGCGAGGAGGTGCCCGCCACCTTCTTCCTGCTGGGCAGGAAGCACATCGAGAAGTACCCGGAGACGGTCACGCGGATCGCCGAGGAGGGCCACGAGGTGGCCAACCACACCTGGAACCACCCGCGCCTGACCGAGATCGAGCCGGAGGAGATACGCGAGGAACTCACCCGCACGCAGAAGGAGATCGAGCGGCTCACCGGCTCCGAGCCCACCTTGATGCGGCCGCCGCAGGGCCGCACCGACGACACGGTCGCCGAGATCACCGAGGAGCTGGGGCTGGCCCAGGTGCTGTGGTCGACGACGGCGAAGGACTACTCCACCGAGGACTCCGGCCTGATCACCGAGCGCACCCTGGAGCAGGCGGGCCGGGACGGCGTCATCCTGCTGCACGACATCTACAAGGGGACCGTCCCGGCCGTGCCGGCCATCATCCGGTCGCTGAAGAAGGACGGCTACACCTTCGTCACCGTCCCGCAGCTGATGGCCCCGGCGAAGCCGCGGCCGGGGACGGTCTACCGCCCCTGA
- the lon gene encoding endopeptidase La, with translation MAAESQAITPLTLPVLPLDDEVVLPGMVVPLDLNETDVRAAVEAAQAAAGPDGGKPQVLLVPRVDGTYAAVGVLATVEQVGRLADGDPGALVRGRSRVRIGAGTTGPGAALWVEGTPVEETVPSPLPGSVTELMTAYKALAASWLQKRGAWQVVDRIQQIDTPGALADNAGYSPFLTTAQKVALLETGDPVARLKLATEHLSEHLAEQDVAETIAKDVQEGVDKQQREFLLRRQLDAVRKELRELNGESEDESDDYRARVEAADLPERVREAALKEVEKLERASDQSPEGSWIRTWLDTVLELPWTERTEDAYDIPGAQAVLDAEHAGLEDVKERITEYLAVRKRRADRGLGVVGGRRGGAVLALVGPPGVGKTSLGESVAHAMGREFVRVALGGVRDEAEIRGHRRTYVGALPGRIVRAIKEAGSMNPVVLLDEIDKVGSDFRGDPAAALLEVLDPAQNHTFRDHYLEVELDLSDVVFLATANVLEAIPEALLDRMELVRLDGYTEDEKVVIARDHLLPRQLERAGLEPGEVELADSALRKLAGEYTREAGVRNLERSVARLLRKVAAQHELGERELPFTVTDAELRGLIGRPHHVPESAQDPAERRTSVPGVATGLAVTGAGGDVLYVEASLADPETGASGLTLTGQLGDVMKESAQIALSFLRSHGAELELPVADLKDRGVHIHFPAGAVPKDGPSAGVTMTTALASLLSGRLVRTDVAMTGEVSLTGRVLPIGGVKQKLLAAHRAGITTVVIPKRNEADLDDVPDEILAGLDVHPVSDVRQVLEIALAPASVAVPAAA, from the coding sequence ATGGCTGCTGAGTCCCAGGCCATCACACCGCTGACTCTTCCGGTGCTGCCGCTCGACGACGAAGTGGTGCTGCCCGGGATGGTCGTGCCACTGGACCTCAACGAAACCGATGTACGGGCCGCCGTCGAAGCCGCGCAGGCCGCGGCCGGGCCGGACGGGGGCAAGCCGCAGGTGCTGCTCGTCCCCCGGGTCGACGGCACCTATGCCGCGGTCGGCGTCCTCGCCACCGTGGAGCAGGTCGGGCGGCTGGCCGACGGCGACCCCGGCGCGCTGGTGCGCGGCCGCAGCCGGGTGCGGATCGGGGCCGGGACCACCGGGCCCGGGGCCGCGCTCTGGGTCGAGGGCACGCCCGTCGAGGAGACCGTGCCCTCGCCGCTGCCCGGCTCGGTGACCGAGCTGATGACGGCGTACAAGGCGCTGGCCGCCTCCTGGCTCCAGAAGCGCGGCGCCTGGCAGGTGGTCGACCGCATCCAGCAGATCGACACCCCGGGAGCCCTCGCGGACAACGCCGGGTACTCGCCCTTCCTGACCACCGCGCAGAAGGTGGCGCTGCTGGAGACCGGTGACCCGGTCGCCCGGCTGAAGCTCGCCACCGAGCACCTCAGCGAGCACCTCGCCGAGCAGGACGTCGCCGAGACGATCGCCAAGGACGTCCAGGAGGGCGTCGACAAGCAGCAGCGCGAGTTCCTGCTCCGCCGCCAGCTCGACGCCGTCCGCAAGGAACTGCGCGAGCTGAACGGCGAGAGCGAGGACGAGAGCGACGACTACCGCGCCCGCGTCGAGGCCGCCGACCTCCCCGAGAGGGTCCGCGAGGCCGCCCTCAAGGAGGTCGAGAAGCTGGAGCGGGCCTCCGACCAGAGCCCCGAGGGCTCCTGGATACGGACCTGGCTCGACACCGTCCTGGAACTCCCCTGGACCGAGCGCACCGAGGACGCGTACGACATCCCCGGCGCGCAGGCCGTGCTCGACGCCGAGCACGCGGGCCTGGAGGACGTGAAGGAACGCATCACCGAGTACCTCGCGGTGCGCAAGCGCCGCGCAGACCGGGGCCTCGGCGTCGTCGGCGGACGGCGTGGGGGAGCCGTGCTGGCCCTCGTCGGCCCGCCCGGCGTCGGCAAGACCTCGCTCGGCGAGAGCGTCGCCCACGCGATGGGCCGCGAGTTCGTCCGCGTCGCCCTCGGCGGCGTGCGCGACGAGGCGGAGATCCGGGGCCACCGGCGGACCTACGTCGGCGCGCTGCCCGGCCGCATCGTCCGGGCGATCAAGGAGGCCGGGTCGATGAACCCGGTGGTCCTGCTCGACGAGATCGACAAGGTCGGCTCCGACTTCCGGGGCGACCCGGCGGCGGCGCTGCTCGAGGTCCTCGACCCGGCGCAGAACCACACCTTCCGGGACCACTACCTGGAGGTCGAACTCGACCTCAGCGACGTGGTCTTCCTCGCCACCGCCAACGTCCTCGAAGCCATCCCCGAGGCCCTGCTCGACCGGATGGAACTGGTCCGCCTCGACGGCTACACCGAGGACGAGAAGGTCGTCATCGCCCGCGACCACCTGCTCCCGCGCCAGCTGGAGCGGGCCGGCCTGGAGCCCGGCGAGGTCGAACTGGCCGACTCGGCGCTGCGCAAGCTCGCCGGCGAGTACACCCGCGAGGCCGGTGTACGGAACCTGGAGCGTTCCGTGGCCCGGCTGCTGCGCAAGGTCGCGGCCCAGCACGAACTGGGGGAGCGGGAGCTTCCGTTCACCGTGACCGACGCCGAGCTGCGCGGCCTGATCGGCCGGCCGCACCACGTGCCCGAGTCCGCCCAGGACCCGGCCGAGCGCCGGACCTCGGTGCCCGGCGTGGCCACCGGCCTGGCGGTCACCGGCGCCGGCGGGGACGTGCTCTACGTCGAGGCGTCGCTGGCCGACCCGGAGACCGGCGCCTCCGGACTGACCCTGACCGGTCAGCTCGGTGACGTGATGAAGGAGTCGGCGCAGATCGCGCTGAGCTTCCTGCGCTCGCACGGCGCCGAACTGGAGCTGCCCGTCGCGGACCTGAAGGACCGGGGTGTGCACATCCACTTCCCGGCCGGAGCGGTCCCGAAGGACGGGCCGAGCGCGGGTGTCACCATGACCACCGCCCTCGCCTCGCTGCTCTCCGGGCGGCTGGTCCGCACCGACGTGGCGATGACCGGCGAGGTGTCGCTGACCGGGCGGGTGCTCCCGATCGGCGGCGTCAAGCAGAAGCTGCTGGCGGCGCACCGGGCGGGCATCACCACCGTGGTCATCCCCAAGCGGAACGAGGCCGACCTGGACGACGTCCCCGACGAGATCCTGGCGGGGCTCGACGTCCACCCGGTGAGCGACGTCCGGCAGGTCCTGGAGATCGCCCTGGCCCCGGCGAGCGTGGCGGTCCCGGCCGCCGCCTGA
- the argG gene encoding argininosuccinate synthase, whose product MSKVLTSLPAGERVGIAFSGGLDTSVAVAWMRDKGAVPCTYTADIGQYDEPDIASVPGRATAYGAEITRLVDCRAALVEEGLAALACGAFHIRSGGRPYFNTTPLGRAVTGTLLVRAMLEDGVQIWGDGSTFKGNDIERFYRYGLLANPHLRIYKPWLDADFVSELGGRKEMSEWLLAHELPYRDSTEKAYSTDANIWGATHEAKTLEHLDTGIETVDPIMGVKFWDPAVHIDTEDVTIGFELGRPVTINGKEFSSAVDLVMEANAIGGRHGLGMSDQIENRVIEAKSRGIYEAPAMALLHLAYERLVNAIHNEDTVAAYHNEGRRLGRLLYEGRWLDPQALMIRESLQRWVGSAITGEVTVRLRRGEDYSVLDTRGPALSYHPDKLSMERTEDSAFGPVDRIGQLTMRNLDIADSRARLEQYAGIGIVGTEHPTIGAAQAASTGLIGAMDQGGAEAIASRGETSEEETALDRAAIESGTD is encoded by the coding sequence ATGTCCAAAGTCCTGACCTCCCTGCCCGCCGGCGAGCGCGTCGGCATCGCCTTCTCCGGCGGACTCGACACCTCGGTCGCCGTCGCCTGGATGCGTGACAAGGGCGCGGTCCCCTGCACGTACACCGCCGACATCGGCCAGTACGACGAGCCCGACATCGCCTCCGTGCCCGGGCGGGCCACCGCCTACGGCGCCGAGATCACCCGTCTCGTCGACTGCCGTGCCGCGCTGGTCGAGGAAGGGCTGGCGGCGCTGGCGTGCGGCGCGTTCCACATCCGCTCCGGCGGGCGCCCGTACTTCAACACCACGCCGCTGGGCCGCGCCGTCACCGGCACGCTGCTGGTGCGGGCGATGCTGGAGGACGGGGTGCAGATCTGGGGCGACGGCTCCACCTTCAAGGGCAACGACATCGAGCGGTTCTACCGCTACGGCCTGCTCGCCAACCCGCACCTGCGGATCTACAAGCCCTGGCTCGACGCGGACTTCGTCTCCGAGCTGGGTGGCCGCAAGGAGATGTCGGAGTGGCTGCTCGCCCACGAGCTGCCCTACCGGGACTCCACGGAGAAGGCGTACTCCACCGACGCCAACATCTGGGGCGCCACCCACGAGGCGAAGACCCTGGAGCACCTGGACACGGGCATCGAGACGGTCGACCCGATCATGGGCGTCAAGTTCTGGGACCCCGCGGTGCACATCGACACCGAGGACGTGACGATCGGCTTCGAACTGGGCCGCCCCGTCACCATCAACGGCAAGGAGTTCTCCTCCGCCGTCGACCTCGTCATGGAGGCCAACGCGATCGGCGGCCGGCACGGCCTCGGCATGTCCGACCAGATCGAGAACCGGGTCATCGAGGCCAAGAGCCGCGGCATCTACGAGGCCCCCGCCATGGCGCTGCTGCACCTCGCCTACGAGCGCCTCGTCAACGCCATCCACAACGAGGACACCGTCGCCGCCTACCACAACGAGGGCCGCCGCCTCGGCCGGCTGCTCTACGAGGGCCGCTGGCTGGACCCGCAGGCGCTGATGATCCGCGAGTCGCTCCAGCGCTGGGTCGGCTCCGCGATCACCGGTGAGGTCACCGTGCGGCTGCGGCGCGGTGAGGACTACTCGGTCCTCGACACCCGCGGCCCGGCGCTCAGCTACCACCCGGACAAGCTCTCCATGGAGCGCACCGAGGACTCCGCCTTCGGGCCGGTCGACCGCATCGGCCAGCTCACCATGCGCAACCTCGACATCGCCGACTCCCGCGCCCGCCTGGAGCAGTACGCGGGCATCGGCATCGTCGGCACCGAGCACCCCACCATCGGCGCCGCCCAGGCGGCCTCGACCGGCCTGATCGGCGCCATGGACCAGGGCGGCGCCGAGGCCATCGCCTCGCGCGGCGAGACCTCCGAGGAGGAGACGGCGCTCGACCGCGCCGCCATCGAGTCCGGCACGGACTGA
- a CDS encoding ATP-binding cassette domain-containing protein, producing the protein MTLALRDCTFAYRRRRPTLRNFSYELPQGLTILLGPNGAGKSTLLRLAASVTHPQSGSVTLDSFSSRDKEFRHHVAWMPQNITPMPSLTCREYVAYVGWLKGMTRSEAWREARRALARVELTEKSDVRSSQLSGGQLRRVGVASALVHQARVLLLDEPTAGMDPRQRRIFRDILTSLTDEVQVLLSTHDVGDLAEEADHVTVLSDGKILHSGTTPSFLGLAPRGTAPGRTAEGAYMSLLHHDG; encoded by the coding sequence ATGACCCTCGCACTGCGCGACTGCACGTTCGCCTACCGAAGGCGCCGGCCGACCCTCCGCAACTTCTCCTATGAACTCCCCCAGGGCCTGACCATCCTGCTCGGACCCAACGGAGCCGGAAAGTCCACCCTGCTCCGGCTCGCCGCCTCCGTGACCCACCCCCAGTCGGGCAGCGTCACCCTGGACAGCTTCTCCAGCCGGGACAAGGAGTTCCGGCACCACGTGGCCTGGATGCCCCAGAACATCACCCCCATGCCCTCGCTCACCTGCCGTGAGTACGTGGCGTACGTGGGCTGGCTCAAGGGCATGACGCGGAGCGAAGCCTGGCGCGAGGCGCGCAGAGCACTCGCGCGAGTCGAGCTGACCGAGAAGTCCGATGTACGGTCCAGTCAGCTCTCGGGCGGCCAGTTGCGCCGGGTCGGCGTGGCATCGGCGCTGGTGCACCAGGCACGCGTACTCCTGCTCGACGAACCCACCGCGGGTATGGACCCACGCCAGCGCAGAATTTTCCGCGACATCCTCACCAGCCTCACGGACGAGGTCCAAGTCCTGCTCTCCACCCATGACGTGGGCGACCTCGCCGAGGAGGCCGACCATGTCACCGTGCTCAGCGACGGAAAGATCCTGCACTCCGGGACCACGCCGTCGTTCCTCGGTCTGGCACCGCGGGGGACCGCGCCAGGCAGAACGGCGGAGGGTGCGTACATGAGCCTGCTCCACCACGACGGGTGA
- a CDS encoding spermidine synthase: protein MPAPHPAPSPAAPEVLDRREGPYGEVVLRRHGGLLQIIANGTFLMDTSDGRSERLLVDLARDALGGRKEPGVLIGGLGVGFSLAHASADPAWGRITVVEREPAVIDWHTKGQAPPLAGISGAALADPRTEVVRADLLEHLRTTTATYDALCLDIDNGPDWTVTEDNGVLYAPAGLAACAARLTVGGILAVWSARPSAAFEGTLRKCGFRAVRTEEIPVARGVPDVVHLAVKAA, encoded by the coding sequence ATGCCCGCCCCGCACCCCGCCCCCTCGCCCGCCGCCCCCGAGGTGCTGGACCGCCGGGAGGGCCCCTACGGGGAGGTGGTGCTGCGGCGGCACGGCGGGCTGCTCCAGATCATCGCCAACGGCACGTTCCTGATGGACACCTCCGACGGGCGCTCCGAGCGGCTGCTGGTCGACCTGGCCCGGGACGCGCTGGGCGGACGGAAGGAGCCGGGGGTGCTCATCGGCGGTCTGGGCGTCGGCTTCTCGCTGGCGCACGCGTCGGCCGACCCGGCCTGGGGGCGGATCACCGTCGTGGAGCGGGAGCCCGCCGTCATCGACTGGCACACCAAGGGCCAGGCACCGCCGCTGGCGGGGATCTCCGGCGCCGCTCTCGCCGACCCCCGCACCGAGGTGGTCCGCGCCGACCTGCTGGAGCACCTGCGGACCACCACCGCCACGTACGACGCGCTCTGCCTCGACATCGACAACGGGCCCGACTGGACGGTCACCGAGGACAACGGCGTGCTGTACGCGCCGGCCGGTCTCGCCGCCTGCGCCGCGCGGCTGACCGTCGGCGGGATCCTCGCCGTCTGGTCCGCCCGGCCGTCCGCCGCTTTCGAAGGAACATTGCGTAAATGCGGATTCCGGGCGGTCCGTACCGAAGAGATCCCGGTTGCCCGGGGCGTCCCTGACGTGGTGCACCTCGCTGTCAAGGCCGCGTAG
- a CDS encoding response regulator transcription factor, whose translation MEHTQTSHNGNSAASPGAQRRVLVVEDDTTIVEAISARLRAEGFLVQTATDGPAAVDTAEAWQPDLLILDIMLPGFDGLEVCRRVQAQRPVPVMMLTARDDETDMLVGLGVGADDYMTKPFSMRELAARVHVLLRRVERAALAAATPRSGILRLGELEIDHAQRRVRVHAEDVHLTPTEFDLLVCLANTPRAVLSREQLLAEVWDWADASGTRTVDSHIKALRRKIGAERIRTVHGVGYALETPTP comes from the coding sequence ATGGAGCACACACAGACCTCCCACAACGGCAATTCGGCGGCGTCGCCGGGTGCACAGCGCCGGGTGCTGGTGGTCGAGGACGACACCACGATCGTCGAAGCCATTTCCGCCCGGCTGCGGGCCGAGGGCTTTCTCGTGCAGACGGCGACGGACGGTCCGGCGGCGGTCGACACCGCCGAGGCGTGGCAGCCCGATCTGCTGATCCTCGACATCATGCTGCCCGGCTTCGACGGCCTGGAGGTCTGCCGCAGAGTCCAGGCGCAGCGCCCGGTGCCGGTGATGATGCTCACGGCCCGCGACGACGAGACCGACATGCTGGTCGGGCTCGGCGTCGGCGCGGACGACTACATGACCAAGCCGTTCTCCATGCGGGAGCTGGCGGCCCGGGTGCACGTCCTGCTGCGCCGCGTCGAGCGGGCGGCACTGGCCGCGGCCACCCCGCGCAGCGGCATCCTCCGCCTCGGCGAACTGGAGATCGACCACGCCCAGCGCCGGGTACGGGTGCACGCGGAGGACGTCCACCTCACGCCCACCGAGTTCGACCTGCTGGTCTGCCTGGCCAACACCCCGCGCGCCGTCCTCTCCCGCGAGCAGCTCCTCGCCGAGGTGTGGGACTGGGCGGACGCCTCGGGCACGCGCACGGTGGACAGCCACATCAAGGCGCTGCGACGGAAGATCGGCGCGGAGCGCATCCGCACCGTGCACGGTGTCGGCTACGCGCTGGAGACGCCGACGCCATGA
- a CDS encoding HAMP domain-containing sensor histidine kinase — protein MSGPAAPQGGYRPFSVKTKLGALVVISVLITTGLLMVAVRTDTELRFITVFSMIATLLITQFVAHGLTAPLDEMNSVARSVSHGDYTRRARGADRRDELGDLALTINRMADELESQDLHRKELVANVSHELRTPIAALRAVLENVVDGVSAADPETMRTALKQTERLGRLVDTLLDLSRLDNGVVPLRSHRFEVWPYLSGVLKEANLVASQRRTTSGSGNHSRTDVHLILDVEPLDLTACADVERLHQVVANLIDNAVKHSPPSGAVTVRARPGHGPQSLELEVLDEGPGIPESEWHRVFERFNRGNAAKPHEPGADGGTGLGLAIARWAVDLHGGRIRVAESARGCRIRVSLPGLPEAHG, from the coding sequence ATGAGCGGCCCGGCGGCCCCCCAGGGCGGGTACCGGCCCTTCTCGGTGAAGACGAAGCTCGGCGCGCTGGTCGTCATCTCCGTGCTGATCACCACCGGGCTGCTGATGGTGGCGGTCCGCACCGACACCGAACTCCGTTTCATCACCGTCTTCTCGATGATCGCCACCCTGCTGATCACGCAGTTCGTGGCACACGGACTGACGGCCCCGCTGGACGAGATGAACTCGGTGGCCCGGTCCGTGTCGCACGGCGACTACACCCGCCGGGCACGCGGGGCGGACCGCCGCGACGAGCTGGGCGACCTGGCGCTCACCATCAACCGCATGGCCGACGAGCTGGAGTCGCAGGACCTGCACCGCAAAGAGCTGGTCGCCAACGTCTCACACGAGCTGCGCACCCCCATCGCGGCGCTGCGGGCGGTGCTGGAGAACGTCGTGGACGGCGTCTCGGCGGCCGACCCGGAGACGATGCGCACCGCGCTGAAGCAGACCGAGCGGCTGGGCCGGCTCGTCGACACCCTGCTCGACCTCTCACGCCTCGACAACGGTGTCGTCCCCCTGCGGTCGCACCGCTTCGAGGTGTGGCCGTACCTGTCGGGGGTGCTGAAGGAGGCCAACCTGGTCGCCTCGCAGCGCCGGACCACCTCCGGCTCGGGCAACCACAGCCGGACCGACGTCCACCTGATCCTGGACGTGGAGCCGCTGGACCTGACGGCCTGCGCGGACGTGGAGCGGCTCCACCAGGTGGTGGCCAACCTCATCGACAACGCGGTCAAGCACTCCCCGCCGAGCGGCGCCGTCACTGTCCGTGCCCGGCCGGGGCACGGCCCGCAGTCGCTGGAGCTGGAGGTGCTGGACGAGGGTCCGGGCATCCCCGAGTCGGAGTGGCACCGGGTCTTCGAGCGGTTCAACCGGGGCAACGCGGCCAAGCCGCACGAGCCCGGCGCGGACGGCGGGACGGGGCTCGGCCTGGCCATCGCCCGGTGGGCGGTGGATCTGCACGGCGGACGCATCAGAGTGGCGGAATCCGCACGTGGCTGCCGTATTCGCGTCAGCCTGCCGGGGCTGCCCGAGGCACACGGCTGA